A stretch of Thermococcus bergensis DNA encodes these proteins:
- a CDS encoding TIGR00725 family protein — protein sequence MIQIAIAGSSDNEPLPQAIKKTKEFIEELAKHKDRVVLLTGGREGIMEIASREFARFGGIVVGILPERQEGNEFNTIRIKTGMDFAERSAVMINSADVLVVLGGGVGTMVEALIAYNYSKPVIVVTDTGYPSDRLELLASNGYFDHKKLVQVHFTKSGKEAAKLALELAK from the coding sequence ATGATCCAAATAGCAATCGCAGGCTCAAGTGACAATGAACCTCTGCCACAGGCCATCAAAAAGACAAAGGAATTCATTGAAGAGCTTGCCAAACACAAAGATAGAGTCGTTTTACTTACCGGAGGAAGAGAAGGCATTATGGAGATAGCGAGCAGGGAATTTGCAAGGTTTGGAGGAATTGTTGTGGGAATCCTCCCGGAGAGGCAGGAGGGAAATGAGTTCAACACAATCAGAATAAAAACCGGAATGGACTTTGCAGAGAGAAGTGCGGTTATGATCAATTCAGCCGATGTTCTGGTAGTCCTTGGGGGAGGAGTCGGCACAATGGTGGAAGCATTAATTGCATATAACTACTCAAAGCCAGTTATTGTGGTCACAGACACAGGCTATCCAAGTGACCGCCTTGAACTTTTAGCTTCAAATGGGTATTTTGATCATAAAAAGCTGGTACAAGTCCATTTCACCAAAAGTGGGAAAGAAGCAGCTAAACTTGCATTAGAACTCGCTAAGTGA
- a CDS encoding site-2 protease family protein, whose protein sequence is MVSLITAMALILGFWGVLYLAFGRKGEEKEEGLQVDLFIAIWRTKRFVNFIDKVGIKYRKFWKGYSTAGIIVGFIGMAYVFYTLFTLAMQNLRTKAATPGVQLVIPGVTIPLWYGLIGLIVVMFVHELSHGFVARAENLPLKSVGLVLFFVIPGAFVEPDEEKLTKAPLLSRLRVYAAGSMGNIVTALLALLLLSYALNPILEPAGVEVSKLAPEGPARSYLQEGDIIVGINGQHIATVEEFFDIMNKTKAGETITIEVLRKGKKEILNIPLGSHPDNPEKGYLGVYPAQHITSKVGFSGIVLPLAFSLYWIHVLNLGIGLMNLFPLVPLDGGKMIDDVLKAVLPSKVARAITYLFVGIGLFLLAVNLFPALRGLLG, encoded by the coding sequence ATGGTGAGCCTAATTACAGCAATGGCTTTGATACTCGGTTTCTGGGGGGTTCTATACCTTGCATTTGGAAGGAAAGGAGAAGAGAAAGAAGAAGGGTTGCAGGTTGACCTTTTCATTGCAATATGGAGGACTAAAAGATTTGTTAACTTCATAGACAAAGTCGGAATAAAGTATAGAAAGTTCTGGAAAGGATACTCCACAGCAGGCATAATAGTCGGCTTTATAGGGATGGCCTATGTGTTCTACACCCTCTTCACTCTCGCCATGCAGAATCTCCGGACAAAAGCAGCTACCCCCGGAGTCCAGCTTGTTATACCCGGTGTTACAATCCCCCTGTGGTATGGGTTGATAGGGCTTATTGTGGTCATGTTTGTTCATGAGCTAAGTCACGGATTTGTAGCTAGGGCTGAGAATTTACCCCTGAAATCTGTGGGTCTCGTGCTTTTCTTCGTAATCCCGGGGGCGTTTGTTGAGCCGGATGAGGAAAAGCTAACAAAAGCCCCCTTGCTGAGCCGTCTAAGGGTTTATGCTGCGGGGTCTATGGGGAATATTGTAACCGCCCTTCTGGCCCTTTTGCTCTTAAGCTATGCTTTAAACCCTATATTGGAGCCGGCGGGAGTTGAGGTTTCCAAACTAGCTCCAGAAGGGCCTGCTAGGAGCTATCTCCAAGAGGGCGATATAATCGTGGGAATAAATGGTCAGCACATAGCAACGGTAGAGGAGTTCTTTGACATAATGAACAAAACAAAGGCCGGAGAAACGATAACAATTGAGGTACTACGCAAAGGAAAAAAGGAGATTCTAAACATTCCCTTAGGCTCTCATCCAGACAACCCGGAAAAGGGTTACCTCGGAGTCTACCCAGCGCAGCACATAACATCAAAGGTGGGCTTTAGCGGTATTGTGCTTCCACTGGCGTTTTCACTTTACTGGATCCACGTGCTAAACCTTGGTATAGGGCTGATGAATCTCTTCCCACTAGTTCCATTGGATGGAGGGAAAATGATTGATGATGTTCTAAAGGCTGTCCTCCCCTCAAAAGTTGCAAGAGCGATCACATACCTCTTCGTCGGGATTGGGCTATTTTTACTCGCTGTTAACCTCTTTCCAGCCTTGAGAGGTTTGCTGGGGTGA
- a CDS encoding lipoate--protein ligase family protein: protein MRFIPLIVARPEVQMAIDEAIMRARIEGKVEDTVRLYVFKPSSITIGRFQSVEHDVNLDKCRELNIPVVRRITGGGSVFHDQYGEITYSVIIGENFHESLRNIETSYRFLAAPLVRALEELGINSGFSGLNDIAANGKKISGSAQTRRKGIILQHGTFMYATRLEILASVLKASQKKLQDKGVSSIWERVTTLEREGVKLSRNEAYELLKAKFFEEFPLEEGQLTDYELEIAEKLIEEKYGNEKWNFQK, encoded by the coding sequence TTGAGGTTTATTCCCCTGATAGTTGCAAGACCAGAAGTGCAGATGGCCATAGATGAGGCAATAATGCGGGCAAGGATTGAAGGAAAAGTTGAAGACACCGTTAGACTTTACGTTTTCAAACCGAGCTCCATAACAATCGGCAGATTTCAAAGCGTTGAGCACGACGTCAATCTTGATAAGTGCAGAGAGCTTAACATCCCCGTTGTGAGAAGAATAACAGGTGGTGGAAGTGTTTTTCACGATCAGTACGGAGAGATAACCTACAGTGTAATCATAGGAGAAAACTTTCACGAGAGCTTGAGGAACATAGAAACGAGCTACAGGTTTTTAGCGGCTCCTCTCGTCAGAGCGCTTGAGGAATTGGGGATAAATAGTGGCTTTTCCGGGCTAAACGACATAGCAGCCAATGGCAAGAAAATCAGCGGGTCTGCGCAAACAAGAAGAAAGGGGATCATCCTGCAACACGGCACCTTCATGTATGCAACCAGGCTTGAAATTCTCGCCTCAGTGCTCAAAGCTTCTCAGAAAAAACTACAAGATAAGGGAGTTTCAAGTATCTGGGAGAGGGTAACAACACTGGAAAGAGAAGGAGTAAAGCTCAGCAGGAATGAGGCTTATGAGCTGTTGAAGGCAAAGTTCTTTGAAGAGTTCCCGCTTGAGGAGGGACAACTGACAGATTATGAACTCGAGATTGCGGAGAAGCTCATAGAAGAAAAATATGGCAACGAAAAGTGGAACTTCCAAAAGTGA
- a CDS encoding signal peptidase I, with protein sequence MEEKLLSGWKGDVAFLLISIIVVFAIHNGLKIALHTDSPLVIVISGSMEPTFYRGDVVLLKGVPPSEIKVGDVVVYKRPYTKYPIIHRVRDIVEYNGKRCFVIQGDNNWIHDFYPLNVDDFPYLKDYIGLAEGNVLPCVPQEAIEAKALLVFPKIGYPPLIVREKLGLG encoded by the coding sequence ATGGAGGAAAAGTTACTAAGTGGGTGGAAAGGAGATGTCGCATTCCTGCTTATCAGCATTATAGTTGTTTTTGCCATACACAATGGTCTGAAGATTGCCCTCCATACCGACTCACCGCTGGTTATTGTGATAAGCGGCTCGATGGAGCCAACATTTTATAGGGGAGATGTTGTTCTTCTCAAGGGAGTCCCTCCAAGTGAAATAAAGGTTGGAGACGTCGTAGTCTACAAGAGACCCTATACGAAGTATCCAATAATTCACAGGGTCAGGGATATAGTTGAGTACAATGGAAAAAGGTGCTTTGTGATTCAGGGGGACAACAACTGGATACATGACTTCTACCCCCTCAACGTAGATGATTTTCCGTATCTTAAAGATTACATCGGCTTGGCTGAAGGAAATGTCCTTCCGTGTGTCCCCCAGGAGGCTATTGAGGCAAAAGCACTGCTGGTCTTCCCAAAAATTGGGTATCCGCCCCTCATTGTGAGAGAAAAGCTTGGACTGGGATGA
- a CDS encoding DUF531 domain-containing protein, translating to MLTLALYNSYDPKKLHEAHLRAIARAAPICHAFDFHLALIGFPFEKKKPIELAEEISQNTTIGEGGKYLIELAKSNKFHLLEFPRGGFPPQFGHVVATTRKPNEDKEISSHQIAERALKGESFMLIVGLGRHGLPKEIFKLANYHLDITDGKRISLETCTAIGSIPTKIRTIMEELKWRKSY from the coding sequence ATGCTCACGCTGGCACTTTACAATTCATATGATCCTAAGAAGCTTCACGAAGCGCATCTGAGAGCCATCGCTAGAGCAGCTCCCATTTGTCATGCCTTTGATTTCCATCTGGCTCTCATAGGGTTCCCATTCGAAAAAAAGAAACCCATTGAACTAGCCGAGGAAATCTCCCAAAATACCACCATCGGGGAGGGTGGAAAATACCTTATAGAACTGGCAAAGAGCAATAAATTCCACTTACTTGAGTTTCCAAGAGGGGGCTTTCCTCCCCAGTTCGGGCATGTCGTGGCAACTACACGGAAGCCCAACGAAGATAAGGAAATTTCCTCCCACCAGATTGCAGAGAGAGCTCTTAAAGGGGAAAGCTTTATGCTAATTGTTGGCCTTGGAAGGCATGGACTGCCGAAGGAAATCTTTAAGTTGGCTAACTATCATTTAGACATCACTGATGGAAAGAGGATAAGTCTGGAAACGTGCACTGCCATAGGTTCAATACCAACGAAGATTAGAACAATCATGGAGGAGTTAAAATGGAGGAAAAGTTACTAA
- a CDS encoding dipeptidase, which yields MIFDAHSDLPLYIYEERKNDNAVLERSFERFFGDTIKSRVMAIWTTPEKRVIALRHALEVLNSLHKDVIESPSFEIVTSVKDMRNAIKNGKVALWLGLEGGEPIENSLDLLEVFYALGLRVLTLTWSLRNAIGDGVFERTKGGLTNFGIEVLGKAEELGIVVDVSHLNEQGFWDVIETTSFPIIASHSNAYSLCPNPRNLKDDQIKAIAESGGVIGVNAIPSFVDKENPTLDKLVAHIEYIADLAGYEHVGLGFDFVYYLKGWSEKSVKGFENESKIPELLKRLNETFSKREVEAIAFKNFERVFERVVG from the coding sequence GTGATATTTGATGCCCATTCTGATTTACCGCTATATATCTACGAGGAAAGAAAGAACGACAATGCAGTCTTAGAGAGAAGCTTTGAGCGGTTCTTTGGAGATACAATAAAGTCAAGGGTAATGGCCATTTGGACAACACCAGAAAAAAGAGTCATTGCACTAAGACATGCCCTAGAAGTTCTGAACAGCCTTCACAAAGACGTTATTGAAAGCCCAAGCTTTGAGATTGTAACCAGTGTAAAAGACATGAGAAATGCCATTAAGAATGGAAAAGTGGCACTCTGGCTCGGACTGGAAGGCGGAGAACCAATAGAAAACAGCTTAGACCTGCTTGAGGTATTTTATGCCCTGGGTTTAAGGGTTCTAACACTGACTTGGAGCCTGAGAAATGCCATAGGTGACGGTGTTTTTGAAAGAACAAAAGGTGGCTTAACCAACTTTGGCATAGAGGTGCTTGGAAAAGCGGAAGAGCTCGGCATAGTTGTGGATGTGAGCCATCTAAACGAGCAGGGCTTCTGGGACGTTATTGAAACAACGTCCTTCCCAATCATAGCCTCCCACTCTAACGCCTACTCCCTTTGCCCGAATCCCAGAAACCTCAAAGACGACCAAATAAAAGCCATAGCAGAGAGCGGTGGAGTTATAGGAGTCAATGCAATCCCGAGTTTTGTAGATAAGGAAAACCCAACGCTGGACAAACTAGTTGCCCACATAGAATACATAGCGGATTTAGCGGGCTACGAACACGTTGGACTCGGCTTTGACTTCGTCTATTATCTCAAAGGATGGAGTGAAAAAAGCGTCAAGGGATTTGAGAACGAAAGTAAAATACCAGAGCTTTTGAAGAGACTAAACGAGACTTTCAGCAAAAGAGAAGTTGAAGCAATAGCATTCAAAAACTTTGAAAGGGTTTTTGAAAGAGTCGTGGGATGA
- a CDS encoding class I SAM-dependent methyltransferase, which yields MEEIYFLTFREARIMLLSGGKVRVNLDLRKTNRSHAVLVKEDKVVFPDGSEVEKDIIKKIAKDENTVYFLRGGRLYKAAIATDGFYKLVPTIPPTIEINGIRMHRTKDTNPLKDTRSKVDTVKPKEGEFVIDTCMGLGYTAIESAKRGAYVITIEKDPNVIELARLNPWSREVFTSQNIQLIQGDAFDVIKRLNDESFDVVIHDPPRFSLAGHLYSEEFYAELFRVLKPKGRLFHYVGNPGKKYRGKDFQRGVMERLRRVGFKGVRRVEEALGVVASKP from the coding sequence ATGGAAGAAATTTACTTCCTAACATTCAGAGAGGCCAGGATTATGCTACTTTCTGGGGGAAAGGTTAGAGTAAACCTCGATTTAAGGAAAACGAACAGATCGCATGCAGTTCTAGTTAAAGAGGATAAGGTGGTCTTCCCTGATGGAAGTGAAGTTGAGAAAGACATCATAAAAAAGATAGCAAAGGATGAAAACACGGTTTACTTTTTGAGAGGAGGCCGTTTGTATAAAGCCGCTATTGCCACCGATGGCTTTTACAAGCTTGTTCCAACAATTCCTCCAACCATAGAAATAAACGGGATAAGAATGCACAGGACAAAGGACACCAATCCACTAAAAGACACCCGGAGTAAAGTGGATACTGTAAAGCCAAAGGAAGGAGAGTTTGTTATAGATACTTGCATGGGGTTAGGGTACACGGCAATAGAGAGCGCAAAAAGAGGAGCTTATGTTATTACGATCGAAAAAGACCCAAATGTAATCGAGCTCGCCCGGCTTAATCCATGGAGCAGGGAAGTTTTTACATCTCAGAACATCCAGCTTATTCAGGGAGATGCGTTTGATGTGATAAAGAGGCTTAACGATGAGAGCTTTGACGTCGTGATACACGACCCTCCGAGATTTTCACTTGCCGGGCATCTCTACAGCGAAGAATTTTATGCAGAGCTGTTTAGGGTCTTGAAGCCAAAAGGAAGGCTGTTTCACTACGTAGGAAATCCCGGCAAGAAGTATCGGGGAAAAGACTTCCAGAGAGGGGTTATGGAAAGGTTAAGACGCGTGGGGTTCAAGGGAGTTAGAAGAGTCGAAGAAGCCCTAGGGGTGGTGGCTTCAAAGCCATAA
- a CDS encoding 7-cyano-7-deazaguanine synthase — protein MLSRAIEDLKDFASRESLYEKKILLMFSGGKDSSLALYLLKKAGLDVSAITFIHRWSWREPLPRMLKFTSSLEVEHYLVDITESLLRNSLGKKGPICIHCKKVMLKNTYWFARINGFDIIAKGDNANDKIKGALLDQWDGDHRLSTIPRIGIPILRPLINYTAEEVEALAKEANIKVFRMYEYGRRRQWREGCPLQYIDKEQIIKEEYFDLAYEANYEISKIARKHKVRMSVIVPSFMVMCHGCNEKVLKEAEAALENIKRRFANASSGKN, from the coding sequence GTGCTGTCCAGGGCAATAGAGGACCTGAAGGACTTCGCAAGCAGAGAAAGCCTCTACGAAAAGAAAATTCTGCTTATGTTTAGCGGAGGCAAGGACAGCAGTTTAGCACTTTACCTCCTCAAAAAGGCAGGTTTGGATGTGTCTGCAATAACCTTCATTCACAGATGGAGCTGGAGAGAACCCCTTCCACGCATGCTTAAATTTACGTCTTCTCTTGAGGTAGAGCACTACCTCGTTGATATAACTGAAAGCCTTCTGAGGAACTCTCTCGGAAAAAAGGGCCCCATATGCATTCACTGTAAGAAGGTCATGCTTAAAAACACCTACTGGTTTGCAAGGATTAATGGGTTTGACATCATTGCAAAGGGGGACAACGCGAACGACAAGATAAAAGGCGCTTTGCTGGATCAGTGGGATGGGGACCACAGGCTCAGCACCATTCCGAGGATTGGGATTCCAATTTTGAGACCCCTAATAAACTATACGGCTGAAGAAGTTGAAGCCCTCGCAAAAGAGGCAAATATAAAGGTTTTTAGGATGTATGAGTACGGAAGAAGGAGGCAGTGGAGGGAAGGATGCCCTCTGCAGTATATTGACAAGGAGCAGATAATAAAGGAGGAGTACTTCGATTTGGCATATGAGGCGAACTATGAAATAAGCAAAATCGCAAGGAAGCATAAGGTAAGAATGAGCGTTATTGTGCCTTCTTTCATGGTAATGTGTCACGGGTGTAATGAAAAAGTGCTGAAAGAGGCTGAAGCTGCCCTTGAAAACATTAAAAGGAGGTTTGCCAATGCTTCCTCTGGGAAAAATTAG
- a CDS encoding AIR synthase family protein, whose translation MLPLGKIRNEVLRKIILSDLPIDDEKIVVGPKEGFDAAVLEYDGDNYLVIATDPVLGVPREHFGFFTYHFASSDVAVFGARPRWLIVDLLLHPGTKEEELKAIMDELRGECKKYGTSIVGGHTGVYKTINDFTATTTAVGIVRKDELKLPLAKPGDDIVITKGVAIEFAVGAAWFKAEELKSVLSPSETSFLREMYKLESVVKDALLAREFARGMHDATEGGLTALHEIADNSGVGFEVYYENLYMHPLVEKVVNFYGVNPLTVSSTGTLIIISPRENTRELIKKLQTNGVGAFVIGQFTEERERVLIKNGRREEFPEFERDAYAEVYY comes from the coding sequence ATGCTTCCTCTGGGAAAAATTAGAAACGAAGTTTTAAGAAAAATAATTCTCTCCGATCTCCCCATTGACGATGAGAAAATTGTTGTTGGGCCAAAAGAGGGCTTTGATGCCGCTGTTCTGGAATATGATGGTGATAACTACCTTGTGATTGCCACAGACCCGGTTCTTGGAGTTCCAAGGGAGCACTTTGGATTTTTCACGTACCACTTTGCCTCAAGCGATGTAGCTGTTTTTGGAGCAAGGCCTAGATGGCTGATTGTTGACCTCCTTCTACATCCGGGAACCAAAGAGGAAGAGCTGAAGGCTATTATGGACGAGCTTAGAGGGGAGTGCAAAAAATACGGAACCTCCATAGTGGGAGGTCATACTGGTGTTTATAAAACCATTAACGACTTCACGGCCACAACAACTGCTGTGGGGATCGTGAGAAAAGATGAACTGAAGCTCCCGCTCGCTAAGCCTGGAGATGACATAGTTATCACAAAAGGAGTTGCAATAGAATTTGCGGTCGGAGCTGCGTGGTTTAAAGCCGAGGAGCTCAAGAGCGTACTCTCCCCGTCAGAAACCTCTTTTCTGAGAGAGATGTACAAGCTTGAGAGCGTTGTTAAAGATGCACTTCTGGCAAGGGAGTTTGCAAGGGGGATGCACGACGCAACTGAAGGCGGCTTAACGGCTTTACATGAGATAGCAGACAATTCCGGAGTGGGGTTTGAGGTTTATTATGAGAACCTCTACATGCATCCGCTTGTGGAGAAGGTCGTGAACTTTTACGGCGTAAACCCACTAACCGTCTCTTCAACAGGGACTTTAATCATTATCTCACCAAGAGAAAATACGAGAGAATTAATCAAAAAGCTCCAAACAAACGGAGTAGGGGCTTTTGTCATTGGACAGTTCACGGAAGAAAGGGAGAGAGTGCTGATAAAAAACGGCAGGAGAGAAGAGTTCCCGGAGTTTGAAAGAGATGCGTATGCAGAGGTGTACTACTGA